A single window of Rhizobiaceae bacterium DNA harbors:
- a CDS encoding TniQ family protein, producing MTGDVTHANFTIEIRERYGDIVRDRWPVSVAPLPDELLSSWLHRLALANGIAPRPFARVLGLGEGMWSPRLDLRLPRNVTTLLCHQTGLPPEDISAMTMSGCAMAPLLLPLRDSAHRNRSTWMQFCPLCLAADGAPYFRRRWRLASRVSCFEHGCSLRDRCPACRAGIAAFDQGELVPQHFCAHCGFDLRAAPKASVRPAARRLERAIADICRVESVKGSAKTSDAVSRVLRTPVAADVRSGRTLTNLSSAARIRCFEALAAKPPDWLVNGMDGADTFRRWMIVAAGGHETMIARFADFLETHRSSPRRKRPPPAADRSALFAAYSRIMQPRGIRASAGSRRGPPPAPH from the coding sequence GTGACGGGCGACGTCACCCACGCGAATTTCACCATAGAAATCCGCGAGCGATACGGGGACATCGTCCGAGATCGGTGGCCGGTTTCCGTCGCCCCGCTTCCAGACGAGCTTCTGTCGAGCTGGCTCCATCGTCTTGCACTCGCGAACGGGATCGCGCCACGGCCGTTCGCCAGAGTGCTCGGGCTCGGCGAGGGGATGTGGTCGCCCCGTCTCGACCTTCGCCTGCCGCGTAACGTCACCACGTTGCTCTGCCATCAGACAGGCCTGCCGCCGGAAGACATCTCGGCAATGACGATGAGCGGCTGCGCCATGGCCCCGCTTCTGCTGCCGCTGCGCGATAGCGCGCACCGGAACCGTTCGACCTGGATGCAGTTTTGTCCGCTTTGCCTTGCAGCGGACGGGGCGCCATATTTCCGGCGGCGGTGGCGCTTGGCTTCCCGCGTCTCCTGCTTCGAGCATGGTTGTAGCCTCCGCGACCGCTGCCCCGCCTGCCGCGCCGGCATTGCAGCCTTCGACCAGGGCGAGCTTGTCCCGCAGCATTTTTGCGCACACTGCGGGTTCGATCTACGCGCTGCGCCAAAGGCCTCGGTCAGGCCGGCTGCGCGCCGTTTGGAACGCGCGATCGCTGATATATGCCGGGTGGAGTCGGTGAAGGGTTCGGCGAAAACCAGTGACGCCGTCTCGCGCGTGCTGCGTACGCCGGTCGCCGCCGATGTCCGCTCGGGGAGGACGCTCACGAATCTGTCGTCGGCCGCGCGCATTCGCTGCTTCGAGGCGCTCGCGGCGAAGCCTCCTGACTGGCTTGTGAACGGCATGGACGGCGCCGACACATTCAGACGCTGGATGATCGTGGCCGCAGGCGGCCATGAGACGATGATCGCGCGTTTCGCGGATTTCCTGGAGACGCACCGAAGTTCGCCACGACGGAAGCGCCCGCCGCCCGCCGCCGACCGATCCGCGCTTTTCGCCGCCTATTCTCGGATCATGCAGCCTCGAGGCATCCGCGCTTCAGCAGGATCGCGTAGAGGGCCGCCACCAGCCCCACATTGA
- a CDS encoding TniB family NTP-binding protein encodes MADHLLDHVRPYLDRSMEERIAYIQAPRWIGHQVAMQAHERLAELLARPPGLRTRGLMLVGPYANGKTMMAERFAVEHLRSAEQQRVWVVQTREGAGLVHFYGSILHALRAPVGGGRDVGRKAEQIDHLLGCLKPRVLIFDEFHNALRGRARDVEAVLAFLRRIGRQFDISPVLIGEVAIYDFVNQTAEMATRFDLHAVPRWQYDEELLALLDSLESALPLARASDLSDEPLARAIFQLSEGLIGEIVAIVAAAATAAVRSGEERITKPGLEELRYIPVSKRRRARVRDELL; translated from the coding sequence GTGGCGGATCACTTGCTTGACCACGTTCGCCCTTATCTCGACCGCAGCATGGAAGAGCGGATCGCCTATATCCAGGCGCCGCGTTGGATCGGACATCAGGTCGCGATGCAAGCGCATGAGCGACTTGCCGAACTGTTGGCCCGGCCACCAGGGCTGCGGACCCGAGGGCTGATGCTGGTCGGGCCCTATGCCAACGGCAAGACCATGATGGCGGAACGGTTTGCCGTCGAGCATCTGAGGTCCGCCGAGCAGCAGCGGGTCTGGGTGGTGCAGACGCGCGAGGGGGCTGGCCTCGTCCATTTCTATGGAAGCATCCTGCACGCGTTGCGCGCCCCGGTGGGCGGTGGCCGGGATGTCGGCCGTAAAGCCGAGCAGATCGATCACCTGCTTGGCTGCCTCAAGCCCAGGGTCCTGATCTTCGACGAATTTCACAATGCGCTGCGCGGTCGCGCCCGAGACGTCGAGGCGGTGCTTGCGTTCCTCAGGCGGATCGGCCGACAATTCGACATTTCGCCGGTCCTGATCGGCGAGGTCGCCATCTACGATTTCGTCAACCAGACGGCGGAAATGGCGACCCGGTTCGACCTTCATGCCGTACCGCGATGGCAGTATGATGAAGAGCTCCTTGCGCTGCTCGACAGCCTCGAAAGCGCGTTGCCGCTTGCTCGCGCGTCCGACCTCTCGGATGAACCCTTGGCGCGAGCGATCTTCCAGCTTTCCGAGGGACTGATCGGCGAGATCGTGGCCATCGTCGCCGCAGCGGCCACTGCCGCGGTGAGATCCGGTGAGGAGCGGATCACGAAACCGGGTCTCGAGGAGCTGCGCTACATCCCAGTTTCGAAGCGCCGTCGGGCGCGGGTGCGCGACGAGCTACTGTGA
- a CDS encoding DDE-type integrase/transposase/recombinase: MPKRLQRAASPLSSTEEAWSAARRTARVLDRVLDGSGQRLAAIDRAAAELRLSTRQVHNLLARYRIDRTVTSLLPRLGGVRMKRLDQGIEEIIAKTLRELWLVLEAPPLAPVVDEIRARCEEAGLAAPSYVTVARRIPALFSPEEIAKKRSANPKHLQRLKPRPGYIHAAHPLDVCQIDHTPTDINFVEVVEGGGTFIGRAYLTLVTDVATRCILGFCLTLEKPSALSVALCLAQAMCPKEGWLAARGIEHGWPMFGRPRALVTDSAKEFKGHAFQLGCDNYGIRIRYRDRGRVHQGGVVERLLGKLNAILAMQPGSTGRSVADRDGYPAERRARLSFADLERCVTLAVIDHNLQENAKTLRVPVKEWNRRVRDLPRFQDDPMRILLAFMPGKERRLSPQGVSMFSLDYYSPWLGALVPQRDRLGKLEVRYDPRDISRVYILDPETREFRSVERRDGMLAPITLWEHEADRMCRRATNARSNVEKVTLRRQIAEIADGPKPSKIALRNAARKSHAAAAPKPYDAMRPATPAPAEHPARQKRRLPVEDW, from the coding sequence ATGCCAAAGCGACTGCAAAGAGCGGCCTCCCCCCTTTCATCCACTGAGGAAGCATGGTCAGCAGCGCGTCGTACGGCTCGCGTGTTGGACAGGGTGCTCGACGGTTCTGGGCAACGACTGGCGGCAATCGATCGGGCGGCCGCCGAGCTGCGGCTCTCGACCCGGCAGGTCCACAATCTGCTGGCGCGCTACCGAATTGATCGGACGGTGACGTCACTACTGCCCCGTCTCGGCGGTGTTCGTATGAAGCGCCTTGACCAGGGAATCGAGGAGATCATCGCGAAGACCCTGCGAGAACTGTGGCTGGTGCTGGAGGCTCCGCCGCTCGCTCCCGTCGTGGACGAGATCCGGGCCCGCTGCGAAGAGGCCGGACTGGCCGCTCCGTCCTATGTCACCGTCGCCCGCCGCATACCCGCGCTGTTCAGCCCCGAGGAGATCGCGAAGAAGCGATCAGCAAACCCCAAACATCTCCAGCGGCTCAAGCCGCGGCCCGGATACATCCACGCGGCGCACCCGCTGGATGTCTGCCAGATCGATCACACGCCGACCGACATCAACTTCGTCGAGGTCGTCGAGGGCGGCGGAACGTTCATCGGCAGGGCATATCTTACGCTCGTCACCGACGTGGCGACGCGCTGCATTCTTGGATTCTGTCTCACGCTTGAGAAGCCGTCGGCGCTGTCTGTCGCGCTCTGCCTCGCGCAGGCCATGTGTCCAAAGGAGGGATGGCTCGCCGCGCGGGGCATCGAGCACGGCTGGCCGATGTTCGGCCGACCGAGGGCGCTCGTCACCGATTCCGCCAAGGAGTTCAAAGGGCACGCCTTCCAGCTCGGATGTGACAACTATGGCATTCGCATCCGCTACCGGGACCGTGGACGCGTCCACCAGGGCGGCGTGGTCGAAAGGCTGCTCGGGAAGCTCAACGCGATACTGGCGATGCAGCCCGGCTCGACTGGCCGATCCGTGGCGGATCGCGACGGGTATCCCGCAGAGCGGCGAGCCCGTCTCAGCTTTGCCGACCTCGAGCGGTGTGTGACGCTCGCCGTGATTGACCACAACCTCCAGGAGAACGCGAAGACGTTAAGGGTGCCGGTCAAAGAATGGAACCGGCGGGTGCGCGACCTCCCCCGCTTCCAGGATGATCCGATGCGGATCCTCCTGGCATTCATGCCCGGCAAGGAGAGGCGGCTCTCGCCACAGGGCGTGAGCATGTTCTCGCTCGACTACTACTCGCCATGGCTTGGCGCCCTCGTTCCGCAGCGCGACCGGCTCGGCAAGCTCGAGGTGCGTTATGATCCACGCGACATCAGCCGCGTCTACATCCTGGACCCGGAGACGAGGGAGTTTCGGTCCGTCGAGCGGCGTGATGGAATGCTTGCACCGATAACGTTGTGGGAGCACGAAGCTGACCGCATGTGTCGACGCGCCACAAATGCGCGATCAAACGTCGAGAAGGTCACGCTCCGCCGACAGATCGCGGAAATCGCCGACGGGCCAAAGCCGTCGAAAATCGCGCTGCGCAATGCCGCGCGCAAATCGCACGCGGCAGCGGCGCCCAAACCCTATGACGCGATGCGTCCGGCAACGCCGGCGCCTGCCGAGCATCCCGCGCGTCAGAAGCGCCGCTTGCCGGTCGAGGATTGGTGA
- a CDS encoding RHE_PE00001 family protein produces the protein MAYDVGKLPLDALFDPVARASEELARLDERISRSPVRDGWIERMHFHDAVAALWIEGELVHLEDLIFHDAEMDQRTPTHELTSAHAVLRKRRRILSQRCDWALNQEGLRELTGRDGTPAAPMESGREGEGKASLDGENLWEEPEADRLAEEFAEIDAVLARSSRLLAGETVPPKTAPQGDGRLAVLYDLDWHEDARLAEWRQVLERTKELPAVLRAALALDAWANIDVLQRGDWIGGLLVASLLRQEGVTPNHLACLHLGAQKIPRERRRSRARTERVLAHIDAMREAALSGLKEHDRLLLARERMERVLRGRRASSKLPALMDLVLSRPMVSTRMVQGALKVSRQGALDLIGAFSLRELTGRGSFRAWGIV, from the coding sequence ATGGCTTACGACGTTGGAAAATTGCCGCTGGATGCTCTCTTCGACCCCGTGGCGCGTGCATCGGAAGAGTTGGCTAGGCTCGACGAGCGCATTTCGCGGTCCCCGGTTCGCGACGGCTGGATCGAGCGGATGCATTTCCACGATGCGGTCGCGGCTTTGTGGATCGAGGGCGAGCTCGTGCATCTGGAAGACCTGATCTTCCACGACGCGGAGATGGACCAACGCACGCCCACCCATGAGCTGACGAGCGCGCACGCCGTCTTGCGCAAGCGTCGCCGGATCCTGTCGCAGCGGTGCGACTGGGCGCTCAACCAGGAGGGGCTGCGCGAGCTGACCGGCCGCGACGGCACCCCGGCCGCGCCGATGGAGAGTGGCCGGGAAGGGGAGGGGAAGGCTTCGCTGGACGGTGAGAACCTGTGGGAGGAGCCCGAGGCGGACCGGCTGGCCGAGGAGTTTGCGGAAATCGACGCGGTGCTGGCGCGATCGTCCAGGCTACTCGCCGGCGAAACCGTTCCGCCGAAGACCGCGCCGCAAGGCGACGGGCGCCTTGCCGTCCTCTACGACCTCGATTGGCACGAGGATGCGCGCCTGGCCGAATGGCGGCAGGTTCTCGAACGCACGAAGGAACTGCCTGCCGTACTGCGGGCAGCCCTTGCTCTTGATGCCTGGGCCAACATCGATGTGCTGCAGCGCGGCGACTGGATCGGTGGATTGCTGGTCGCGTCCCTGCTGCGCCAGGAAGGTGTCACCCCAAACCACCTCGCCTGTCTGCATCTCGGCGCCCAGAAAATTCCGCGCGAGCGGCGGCGGTCGCGCGCCCGCACCGAGCGGGTGCTCGCCCACATCGACGCCATGCGCGAGGCGGCTCTCTCTGGCCTGAAGGAACACGACCGCCTGCTGCTCGCCAGGGAGCGGATGGAGCGCGTGCTGCGTGGTCGCCGCGCCAGCTCGAAACTGCCGGCGCTGATGGATCTGGTGCTCTCCCGGCCGATGGTTTCGACCAGAATGGTCCAGGGCGCGCTGAAAGTGTCGCGCCAGGGCGCACTCGATCTGATCGGAGCATTCAGCCTGCGCGAGCTGACGGGAAGGGGAAGTTTCCGGGCTTGGGGAATTGTCTGA
- a CDS encoding DUF192 domain-containing protein, with protein MSSGRTVLLTALPGLILISFALTVLAGSDRSPPAANPTERCTLYFSGNISLANVPVARTAAQMAQGLMYREDAGSGMLFSWPSTEPRVFWMRNTHMPLSVGFISADGTLFAIEDMAPNTDDYHYSIQPASDALELAQGAFVRNGLTPGSRLIRRECRPD; from the coding sequence ATGAGCTCGGGCCGGACAGTTCTGCTTACGGCACTACCGGGCCTGATCCTTATCAGTTTTGCTCTGACGGTCCTCGCCGGCTCTGATCGTTCCCCACCAGCCGCCAATCCCACGGAACGCTGCACGCTCTATTTCAGCGGCAACATCAGCCTCGCAAATGTTCCCGTCGCCAGGACCGCCGCACAGATGGCCCAAGGGCTCATGTACCGTGAAGACGCAGGATCCGGAATGCTCTTTTCATGGCCATCGACCGAGCCGCGCGTGTTTTGGATGCGCAATACACACATGCCGCTTTCCGTCGGTTTCATCTCTGCGGATGGCACCCTGTTCGCCATCGAGGATATGGCGCCCAACACCGACGATTATCATTACTCGATACAGCCGGCATCTGATGCCTTGGAGCTCGCCCAAGGCGCGTTCGTTCGAAATGGCCTGACACCTGGTTCGCGCCTGATACGACGAGAATGCCGTCCAGATTGA